The Hippoglossus hippoglossus isolate fHipHip1 chromosome 2, fHipHip1.pri, whole genome shotgun sequence genome includes a region encoding these proteins:
- the slc5a3a gene encoding solute carrier family 5 member 3a, which yields MAATMEVADIIVVAIYFVLVLAIGFLAMRKANHNTVSGYFLAGRSMNWAAIGASLFVSNIGSEHFIGLAGSGAASGISVAAWELNALLLLQLLGWLFIPVYIQSGVYTMPEYLSKRYGGRRLKVYFAALSLVLYIFTKLSVDLYAGALFIQESLGWNLYLSIILLITMTALMTVTGGLVAVIYTDTVQAFLMITGALCLTGISLVKVGGLEGVRIKYMQASPNITAILLSSPNLTYSESCHHHFNPKPDALRILRGPRDPDLPWPGFLLGQTPASIWYWCTDQVIVQRVLAAKNIAHAKGSTIMAGFLKILPMFIIVIPGMISRILFADELACISPEHCMEVCGSAAGCSNVAYPRLVMSVMPVGLRGLMMAVMIAALMSDLDSIFNSASTIFTLDIYKMLRKKASSRELVMVGRLFVVFMVIISISWVPVIIEMQGGQMFYYIQEVSDYLTPPVAALFLLGVLWNRCNETGAFWGGMVGFTIGALRLVLAVVYREPLCDQPDERPSFIKDVHFMYVAAILFWGSALVAVVVSLCTAPPTKEQIRTTTLWGLNKRKKLKQQEKEKAEEEIHALKPLYHANLNGDSVLGKGKCTDNLNKHNGIETNHENSESLTVTATNIETHHPIQNGCYTVITEPKMAEGDGRGERDEEEEEGGCFEAGGAEPGRCMRVLECVCCFKENGSGDQVVTAEEQEKMVDELLHEPRRTRIILNIGMVVICSVGIFLFIYFSL from the exons ATGGCTGCCACCATGGAAGTGGCAGATATCATAGTCGTGGCAATCTACTTCGTCCTGGTGCTGGCGATTGGCTTCCTGGCCATGCGGAAagccaatcacaacacagtgaGCGGCTACTTCCTCGCCGGGCGCTCCATGAATTGGGCAGCTATCGGAGCTTCCCTGTTTGTCAGCAACATAGGAAGCGAGCACTTTATTGGACTTGCTGGATCCGGTGCGGCTAGCGGGATAAGCGTTGCTGCATGGGAGTTAAATGCCCTGTTATTGCTCCAATTGTTAGGCTGGCTGTTCATCCCTGTCTATATTCAGTCAGGGGTTTACACCATGCCAGAGTATCTGTCCAAACGCTACGGAGGGAGGCGACTGAAGGTGTATTTTGCAGCTTTGTCTCTCGTCCTCTACATCTTCACCAAGCTGTCCGTGGACCTCTATGCCGGAGCCTTGTTTATCCAGGAATCACTGGGGTGGAACCTCTACTTGTCAATCATCCTGCTCATCACCATGACTGCTTTGATGACAGTCACTGGAGGTTTGGTCGCCGTCATCTACACTGATACAGTCCAGGCTTTCCTCATGATCACCGGAGCACTGTGTCTCACCGGCATCAGCCTCGTCAAAGTGGGAGGACTTGAAG GGGTAAGGATCAAGTACATGCAGGCGTCGCCAAACATCACTGCCATCTTGCTGTCTTCACCCAATCTGACGTATTCGGAATCCTGCCACCACCACTTCAACCCAAAACCAGATGCATTGAGGATCCTTCGAGGACCAAGGGATCCAGACCTGCCTTGGCCTGGGTTTTTGCTGGGCCAGACTCCTGCCTCCATCTG GTACTGGTGTACAGATCAAGTGATTGTACAGCGGGTTCTGGCAGCCAAGAACATCGCCCACGCCAAAGGTTCGACCATCATGGCCGGCTTCCTGAAAATCCTGCCGATGTTCATCATAGTCATCCCAG GGATGATTTCCAGGATCCTCTTTGCTGATGAGTTGGCGTGTATCAGTCCCGAGCACTGCATGGAAGTGTGCGGCTCTGCGGCTGGCTGTAGCAACGTGGCTTACCCGCGGCTTGTCATGTCGGTGATGCCCGTCGGCCTCCGCGGCCTGATGATGGCTGTCATGATCGCAGCTCTAATGAGCGACTTGGACTCCATCTTCAACTCAGCGAGCACCATATTCACGCTGGATATTTACAAGATGCTACGGAAGAAGGCGTCATCAAGAGAGCTGGTGATGGTTGGAAGACTGTTTGTGGTTTTCATGGTGATCATCAGCATTTCGTGGGTACCCGTCATCATTGAGATGCAGGGAGGCCAGATGTTCTATTACATCCAAGAAGTATCAGATTACCTGACTCCACCTGTAGCTGCTCTCTTCTTGCTTGGAGTCCTGTGGAATCGCTGCAACGAGACGGGGGCCTTCTGGGGTGGGATGGTGGGCTTCACAATCGGAGCGCTGCGCCTGGTGCTCGCAGTTGTTTACCGCGAGCCACTCTGTGACCAGCCTGACGAGCGGCCGTCTTTCATCAAAGATGTCCACTTCATGTATGTGGCGGCCATCTTGTTTTGGGGGTCAGCTTTAGTGGCTGTTGTTGTGAGTCTCTGCACTGCTCCACCCACAAAAGAACAAATCAGAACAACTACTCTGTGGGGGTTGAACAAGAGAAAGAAGCTAAAacagcaagaaaaagaaaaggctgaAGAAGAAATCCATGCTTTGAAGCCTCTTTACCATGCAAACCTGAATGGAGACAGTGTTCTTGGTAAAGGAAAGTGCACAGACAACCTAAACAAGCACAATGGCATTGAAACCAATCATGAAAATTCTGAATCACTTACTGTCACAGCTACTAACATAGAAACCCACCATCCAATCCAGAATGGTTGCTATACAGTGATTACTGAACCCAAAATGGCAGAAGGAGacggaagaggagagagggatgaggaggaggaagaggggggctGCTTTGAAGCAGGAGGAGCGGAGCCTGGGAGGTGCATGAGGgttttagagtgtgtgtgttgcttcaaGGAGAACGGATCTGGAGATCAAGTCGTTACAGCTGAGGAACAGGAGAAGATGGTGGATGAGCTTCTCCATGAACCTCGGCGAACCAGAATCATCCTGAACATAGGGATGGTGGTTATTTGCTCTGTGGGCATTTTTTTGTTCATCTATTTCTCCTTATAG